The stretch of DNA TGAAAGTGATGGTGCTGAACACCCTGTTTGGAGGATTTTTCGGGAGCCGGCTCATGGCCAACATACGGGAAGACAAAGGATATACCTATGGCATTCACAGTTATGTGCAGAACCATATCCAGCAATCGGCCTGGGTGATAAGCACCGACGCAGGAAAGGATGTTTGCGAAGCAACCATTGAAGAAGTGTATAAGGAAATGGCAAAACTGCGGGAAGAAAGGATTGATGAAGACGAACTGATGCTGGTGCGCAATTATTTGGTGGGTACCATACTCGGTGACCTCGACGGCCCCTTTCATATCATGGGCCGCTGGAAGAACCTGGTGCTGAATGGTCTCGGGGAATCTTATTTTTACGATTCGGTGAATACCATTAAAACGATTTCGGCAGAGGAACTGAATGTGCTTGCAAATAAATACCTGGTGCCGGAAGATTTTTACGAATTAGTAGTAATTTAAAGAATATTAATGATCCTTAAACCAGGTCGTTTACCGGTTTGAAAAAACGGATGTCAGCCTGAGCTTGTCGAAGGCGATTAAGTAGAACGATTAGCTTCGACATCCCGATAGGTATCGGGACAGCCTGACAGAATTTATTGTTCAGAATTTTCAAACGGATGCACGGCCTTTAATCATCCGCCAACTGGCGGAGACAAGAATATGCAAAAGTGGCTGATCAAAATACTGGTGTGTTCGGTAAATGTATTTGTGCTGGCATATATCCTGCCGGGCATTACGATCGTTGATTTTTTTACCGCCATCATTGTTGCGGTGGTGCTGTCATTGCTGGATGCTTTTGTGAAACCGCTGCTTGTGCTTTTCACACTGCCTGCCACCATTGTAACGCTTGGACTTTTCCTGTTTGTGATAAACGCCGGCATCATCCTGCTGGATGCCTATTTTGTGCATGGGTTCAAGGTAGACAGTTTCTGGCATGCCCTGCTGTTTGGGGCCCTGCTCTCTTTTTTTAATTCGGTGGTGCACCGGAAGGCATTTCCTGCAGAAGATAAAAAGGAAGAAGTATAAACTACTTACCGTATTGAACGCCGTGGAGTGGTCTTTGACCAGCCACGAAAGAAAGTACAGTCGCTTGCGTCTTTTTTCCTGGTACCAGTTTGCCACAAAGACACAAAGGCACGAAGGACTGAAGCAAAAAAATGCGCAGCATTTTCTTTAGTGTCTTAGTGTCTTCGTGGTTAAATTCTTTTTTTCCGGCTGGTCGAAGACCACGCCGTGGCATCCGTAAGAGGCAATTCTTAAACGCTTGAACGCCGTGGCGTGGTCTCTGACCAGCCACGAAAGAAAGTACAGTCGCTTGCGTCTTTTTTCCGGGTACCTGTCTGAGTCATAGCAGCACAACCAAAAAATATTTCCCGCCTTTGTTCCTGTAAAAGCACCGTTGGTTCCGGCTGGTCGAAGACCACGCCGTGGCATCCTGTATAAACTGCTTGCCACATTGAACGCCGTGACGTGGTCTCTGACCAGCCACGAAAGAAAGTACAGTCGCTTGCGTCTTTTTTCCTGGTACCTGTCTAAGTTATAGCGGCAAAAGGCAGACTCAGGGGGACAGTTCCTTATTCAATTTTCATATTGAACCGCCTTGCCTGTTCTTTAATGGTCTTTTCCACTTCGGTTTCTAAAGTGGTGCCCGCATCGTTCTTGTTGTTGATATTTCTGACCCTTTCGGCGGCTATATAGGCATCTCTTTGCGCATTCAGCCTCGTTATCTCATTCTGAACATTACTGCGTTCGGCGCTTTTCTGGTTAACAAGTGCTTTCAGTTCTTCTTTGGTCTTGTTCTTCAAACTGTCGGGCAGGGCCTTTTTATCGAGTTTGTCCAATACCGCATCACCTTCTTTTTCTTTTGCATCAACCAGGTCCCAGCTTTCATTCTTATATAGCTCTTTTTTGCCTTTAACGGTCACCCGTTTTATGGCTGCCGACTTATTGGTGGCATAGTTTAACTGGTCAACCTGCACCTGCTTGGCCTGTTTGGAAAATCCATCATAGCTATATGCAATATAGGTATTGTTCAGTTTGTCATTCAGCGAGAACAACACACTGTCGTACGGCGTAGGAATGTCTTCGGTTTTCGCATCCTGGTTGATGTTGCTGAAACTTCCGTTGCCGCATTCGGCGCCCAGGTTCCAGTGTTCCCGTATCCCGTCCATGCGGCTGCCGCAATAGATCGTGTTCACGATCACGCCTTTCTTCTTTGCCTCCGCACAGGCTTTTGCATAATGCAGGTTGCCCTGTAAGAAATCTTCGTTGCCGGCAATGAAGATCACTTTATAACTGGATGTATTTGCATCCCAGGCGAGTTCATCCATGGAGGTGAAGATCACGTGGCCGCAATATTCATCACCACCATAGGTGGTAAGACTGAACAGGTTCTGCGAAAGCGAATCCAGGTCGCTGATGAAACCATTTATCTTTTTTACATAACCCGCTTTTACGTTGTTGCTGCTCCGGCCATATTCATAAAGTGCTATTTCTATCTGCGGCAGCACATCGTTTTCACATGTTGCTTTTCCCATTACGGTCACCATGTTCCATAGCTGCGCCTTGGCCTGTTCTATCAGCCCGTCCATGCTGTTGCTTACATCCAGCAGGATGGCAGCCTGGATCTTCGGGCGGGCATTTTGTACAGGCGCCGGTTTGAGCGGACCGCTTTGGGTACCGGTAAAAGAGGAAATGGTGATCACTGCGGCCAGGGCAAAAAAAGAGGCAACAGCAGTTTTGAGGAGTGATTGCATAAAGAGAGGTTTTCATTCAGATGCAGCGCTTTGATGAATTGCACATGCGGGTTTTAAAAAAGGACCGTCTTTATATTTGTGTTAACATTCAAAAAGAGGAATTCAAGCTATAAAGTACAAAAGCAATTTGGTAAGCTCCGGCAACATCTGCTAACTTTACCTATAATTTATCTTATGCAATTCGACAGAAAAGATTTAAGCAACGATGAGTTGATATCCATCTATAGAAAACTGCTGCTGCCCCGGATGATCGAGGAAAAGATGCTGGTATTGTTGCGGCAGGGAAAGATCAGCAAATGGTTCAGCGGCATCGGGCAGGAAGCCATTGCCGTTGGCGCCACCCTTGCGTTGCAGAAAGACGAATGGATCATGCCTCTGCACCGAAACCTGGGCGTATTCACTTCCCGGGATATGCCGCTGAGTAAACTGTTCATGCAGTGGCAGGGCAATAAGGAAGGATACAGCAAGGGCAGGGAACGTAGTTTTCACTTCGGCACCAGGGAACAGCATATCTGCGGCATGATATCGCACCTGGGTCCGCAGCTGGCCATTGCAGATGGGGTAGCGCTTGCATATAAACTCAGAAAAGAAAATAAGGTATCGCTGGCCTTCACCGGCGATGGCGGAACCAGCGAAGGGGATTTTCATGAAGCATTGAACACGGCTGCGGTGTGGGACCTGCCGGTGATCTTCATCATTGAGAACAATGGCTATGGATTGAGTACACCGGTGAATGAACAATATCGCTGTAAAAGTTTAGTAGATAAAGCCATCGGTTACGGCATAGAAGGCGTACAGATCGATGGGAATAATATCCTGTCGGTGCTTGATACCATTAAAGGTGTTCGGGATTACTGCATTAAAAATCAAAAACCCTACCTGATCGAGTGCATGACCTTCCGCATGCGCGGGCATGAAGAAGCCAGCGGCACCAAATACGTTCCTAAAGAACTCTTTGAGGAATGGGAAAAGAAAGACCCGGTGAAGAATTTTGAACAATACCTGGTTGCCGGACATGTTTTAACCGGTACAAAGATCGACCAGATCAGGAATGAGACCAAATCATATATTGAAACGGAATTGAGTATTGCATACAATGCGAAGGCACTTGTTGCGGATCTGGAAGAAGAGGTTAATGATGTGTATGCGGAGAGAAAGGATGCAGGATACAAGATGCAGGATACGGGTACGGATCATCCGGGATCTGGCATCCTGAATCCGGGATCTCCTGATAAGCGTTTCGTCGACGGCATCAAAGACGCCCTTCATCAATCCATGCAAAAACATCCCAACCTTATTTTAATGGGCCAGGATATTGCAGAATATGGTGGCGCTTTTAAAATAACGGAAGGGTTTGTGCAGGAGTTTGGAAAAGAAAGGGTGCGGAACACGCCGCTCTGTGAAAGCGCTATTGTGGGTGCAGCATTGGGATTAAGCCTGGAAGGATACAAATCCATGATGGAGATGCAGTTTGCCGATTTTGTTACGGTGGGGTTCAACCAGATCATCAACAACCTGGCAAAGATCCATTACCGCTGGGGACAAAATGCCGATGTGGTCATCCGCATGCCCACCGGCGGAGGCGTAGGCGCCGGTCCGTTCCATTCGCAAAGCAATGAAGCATGGTTTGTGCATACGCCGGGATTGAAAGTTGTTTATCCTTCCACCCCTGCCGATGCAAAAGGATTACTGATCGCTGCCATCAACGACCCCAACCCTGTAATGTATTTTGAGCATAAGGCATTGTACCGTTCGGTAAGCGGCCCGGTACCGGATGAGTACTATGAGGTTGAGATCGGCAAAGCAAGACTGGTGCAAAGCGGAGATGATATCAGCATCATCACCTATGGTTCGGGCGTGCACTGGGCCATGGACTATGCAAAGAATCACGAAGACATTTCCTTTCATATTCTGGATCTCCGGACCTTACTGCCCCTGGATCACGATGCCATCAAAGAAGCGGTTGCTGCCACCGGCAAGGTCTTACTGCTGCATGAAGACACGCTGACCGGCGGCATCGGCGGTGAGATAGCTGCATGGATCGCTGAAAACTGTTTCAGCCAGCTGGATGCACCGGTGATGCGTTGCGCTTCGCTGGATACACCCATCCCGTTCAACCTGGAACTGGAAAAGAATTTTATGGCCTACAGCAGGCTGGATGCATTTGTGGAGAAGCTGCTGAATTATTAGTAATTTCAGTATCCCTGCCCAGTCTAACTAAACTGTTTAAAAAGTGTCAAAGGTTCATTTTCGCCGTGGCGCCCGTGAGAGACAATTCTTAAACCCGTTCCGCCGTGGCGTGGTCTTTGACCAGCCACTAAAGAAAGAACAGTCGCTAACGTCTTTCTTCCCAATTGCATGCC from Chitinophagaceae bacterium encodes:
- a CDS encoding phage holin family protein; translation: MQKWLIKILVCSVNVFVLAYILPGITIVDFFTAIIVAVVLSLLDAFVKPLLVLFTLPATIVTLGLFLFVINAGIILLDAYFVHGFKVDSFWHALLFGALLSFFNSVVHRKAFPAEDKKEEV
- a CDS encoding dehydrogenase E1 component subunit alpha/beta; its protein translation is MQFDRKDLSNDELISIYRKLLLPRMIEEKMLVLLRQGKISKWFSGIGQEAIAVGATLALQKDEWIMPLHRNLGVFTSRDMPLSKLFMQWQGNKEGYSKGRERSFHFGTREQHICGMISHLGPQLAIADGVALAYKLRKENKVSLAFTGDGGTSEGDFHEALNTAAVWDLPVIFIIENNGYGLSTPVNEQYRCKSLVDKAIGYGIEGVQIDGNNILSVLDTIKGVRDYCIKNQKPYLIECMTFRMRGHEEASGTKYVPKELFEEWEKKDPVKNFEQYLVAGHVLTGTKIDQIRNETKSYIETELSIAYNAKALVADLEEEVNDVYAERKDAGYKMQDTGTDHPGSGILNPGSPDKRFVDGIKDALHQSMQKHPNLILMGQDIAEYGGAFKITEGFVQEFGKERVRNTPLCESAIVGAALGLSLEGYKSMMEMQFADFVTVGFNQIINNLAKIHYRWGQNADVVIRMPTGGGVGAGPFHSQSNEAWFVHTPGLKVVYPSTPADAKGLLIAAINDPNPVMYFEHKALYRSVSGPVPDEYYEVEIGKARLVQSGDDISIITYGSGVHWAMDYAKNHEDISFHILDLRTLLPLDHDAIKEAVAATGKVLLLHEDTLTGGIGGEIAAWIAENCFSQLDAPVMRCASLDTPIPFNLELEKNFMAYSRLDAFVEKLLNY